A stretch of the Triticum urartu chloroplast, complete genome genome encodes the following:
- the psaC gene encoding photosystem I subunit VII, with protein sequence MSHSVKIYDTCIGCTQCVRACPTDVLEMIPWDGCKAKQIASAPRTEDCVGCKRCESACPTDFLSVRVYLGPETTRSMALSY encoded by the coding sequence ATGTCACATTCCGTAAAAATTTACGATACATGTATAGGATGCACTCAATGTGTACGAGCTTGTCCAACAGATGTATTAGAAATGATACCCTGGGATGGATGTAAAGCCAAGCAAATTGCTTCCGCGCCGAGAACCGAAGATTGTGTGGGTTGTAAGAGATGTGAATCTGCCTGCCCGACAGATTTTTTAAGTGTCCGCGTTTATTTAGGGCCTGAAACAACACGTAGCATGGCTCTATCTTATTGA
- the ndhE gene encoding NADH-plastoquinone oxidoreductase subunit 4L produces MMFEHVLFLSVYLFSIGIYGLITSRNMVRALICLELILNSINLNLVTFSDLFDSRQLKGDIFAIFVIALAAAEAAIGLSILSSIHRNRKSTRINQSNLLNN; encoded by the coding sequence ATGATGTTTGAGCATGTACTTTTTTTGAGTGTCTATTTATTTTCGATTGGTATCTATGGATTGATCACAAGCCGAAACATGGTTAGAGCTCTAATATGTCTTGAACTTATACTGAATTCAATTAATCTAAATCTCGTAACATTTTCTGATCTATTTGATAGTCGCCAATTAAAAGGAGATATTTTCGCAATTTTTGTTATAGCCCTTGCAGCTGCTGAAGCCGCTATTGGACTATCCATTCTTTCTTCCATCCATCGTAATAGGAAATCCACTCGTATCAATCAATCTAATTTATTGAATAATTAG
- the ndhG gene encoding NADH-plastoquinone oxidoreductase subunit 6: MDLPGPIHEILMLFGGFVLLLGGLGVVLLTNPIYSAFSLGLVLVCISLFYFLLNSYFVAVAQLLIYVGAINVLIIFAVMFVNGSEWSKDKNYWTIGDGFTSLVCITIVFSLMTTIPDTSWYGILWTTRSNQIVEQGLINNVQQIGIHLATDFYLPFELISIILLVSLIGAITMARQ, from the coding sequence ATGGATTTACCTGGACCAATACATGAGATTCTTATGCTATTTGGGGGATTTGTTCTTCTACTAGGGGGTCTAGGAGTAGTATTACTTACCAACCCCATTTATTCTGCCTTTTCGCTGGGATTAGTTCTTGTTTGTATATCCTTATTCTATTTTTTATTAAATTCCTACTTTGTAGCTGTCGCACAACTTCTTATTTATGTGGGAGCCATAAATGTCTTGATCATATTCGCTGTAATGTTCGTAAATGGCTCAGAATGGTCTAAAGATAAGAATTATTGGACTATTGGAGATGGGTTCACTTCACTCGTTTGTATAACTATTGTTTTTTCACTAATGACTACTATCCCAGATACGTCGTGGTATGGAATTCTTTGGACTACAAGATCAAACCAAATAGTAGAACAGGGTCTCATAAATAATGTTCAACAAATTGGAATTCATTTAGCAACCGATTTTTATCTTCCGTTTGAACTCATTTCCATAATTCTTCTAGTTTCTTTAATAGGTGCAATTACTATGGCTCGGCAATAA
- the ndhI gene encoding NADH-plastoquinone oxidoreductase subunit I: protein MFPMVTGFMSYGQQTIRATRYIGQSFITTLSHTNRLPITIHYPYEKSITPERFRGRIHFEFDKCIACEVCVRVCPIDLPVVDWRFEKDIKRKQLLNYSIDFGVCIFCGNCVEYCPTSCLSMTEEYELSTYDRHELNYNQIALSRLPISIMGDYTIQTIRNSSESKINKEKSSNSRTITDY from the coding sequence ATGTTCCCTATGGTAACTGGGTTCATGAGTTATGGTCAACAAACAATACGTGCTACAAGGTACATAGGTCAAAGTTTCATAACTACCTTATCCCACACAAATCGTTTACCTATAACGATTCACTACCCTTATGAAAAATCAATTACACCAGAGCGTTTCCGAGGGCGAATCCACTTTGAATTTGATAAATGTATTGCTTGTGAAGTATGTGTTCGCGTATGTCCGATAGATTTACCCGTTGTGGATTGGAGATTTGAAAAGGATATTAAAAGAAAACAATTGCTTAATTATAGTATTGATTTCGGAGTTTGTATATTTTGTGGCAATTGTGTTGAGTACTGTCCAACAAGCTGTTTATCAATGACTGAAGAATATGAACTTTCTACCTATGATCGTCATGAATTGAATTACAATCAAATTGCTTTAAGTCGGTTACCAATCTCCATAATGGGAGATTACACAATTCAAACAATTAGGAATTCGTCTGAAAGTAAAATAAACAAAGAAAAATCTTCGAATTCAAGAACGATTACTGATTACTAA